A genomic window from Triticum urartu cultivar G1812 chromosome 7, Tu2.1, whole genome shotgun sequence includes:
- the LOC125521928 gene encoding serine carboxypeptidase-like 2, which translates to MQLELLMVPHLLLGLLLLPLSPSASASASAAVTHLPGFHGPLPFYLETGYVDVEEKTGTELFYYFVESERSPGTDPVLLWLTGGPRCSGFSGFAFEVGPVNFVLAPYDGHLPQLVYNPHSWSKMASIIFLDSPVGSGFSYARDLKGYDVGDMSSSLQVVTFLNKWFDEHPRYRSNAFYIGGSSYAGKIIPLIAQYISEGIEQRKQPVINLKGYLVGNPITGSRYTDSNSRIPYAHGFGIIPGQLYEAAIENCKGDYINPLNNICAGILNTIEKLLSEVDHDHILDDKCVRTAPNPVNAAAERNRFLSEEHIQQNVPSPHPTINCFSYRYYLANIWANENVTRDALRIKQGTIGEWVRCITGLPYTGDLPSSIPYHLNLSTRGYRVLVFSGDHDPGVPFLGTYEWIRSLNFSIVDDWRAWHVDGQSGGFTVAYANNITFATVKGGGHTAIRHQPKQCFAMAQRWLDNEPL; encoded by the exons ATGCAGCTGGAGCTTCTCATGGTGCCGCATCTCCTTCTCGGCCTGCTCCTTCTGCCGCTCTCGCCctcggcgtcggcgtcggcgtcggcggcGGTCACCCACCTGCCAGGATTCCATGGCCCTCTGCCCTTCTACCTCGAGACCGG GTACGTGGACGTGGAGGAGAAGACCGGGACGGAGCTCTTCTACTACTTCGTGGAGTCGGAGAGGAGCCCCGGCACGGACCCCGTGCTGCTGTGGCTCACCGGCGGGCCCCGCTGCTCGGGCTTCAGCGGCTTCGCCTTCGAAGTTG GCCCTGTAAATTTTGTGCTGGCACCTTATGATGGTCATTTGCCGCAGTTGGTCTATAATCCGCATTCATGGTCGAAG ATGGCAAGTATCATCTTCTTGGATTCTCCTGTCGGTTCTGGTTTCTCATATGCTCGTGATCTAAAAGGCTATGATGTTGGGGACATGTCATCTTCCTTGCAAGTCGTGACATTTCTGAACAAG TGGTTCGACGAGCACCCACGCTATCGTTCAAATGCATTTTACATTGGAGGAAGTTCATATGCTGGGAAGATCATTCCGCTTATCGCGCAATATATCTcagaag GAATTGAGCAAAGGAAGCAACCTGTGATTAATCTCAAG GGCTATTTAGTTGGCAACCCTATTACAGGCTCCAGGTATACTGATTCCAATTCCAGAATACCATATGCTCATGGCTTTGGAATCATACCGGGACAACTATATGAG GCTGCAATTGAGAACTGTAAAGGAGACTATATAAACCCGCTGAATAACATATGTGCTGGGATTCTAAATACTATTGAAAAG CTCCTTTCGGAAGTCGACCACGATCATATCTTGGATGACAAATGTGTACGCACTGCACCAAACCCTGTGAATGCTGCTGCTGAAAGAAATAGGTTTCTGTCAGAAGAACACATTCAACAAAATGTTCCATCTCCTCATCCTACTATTAATTGTTTT TCGTACCGTTACTACCTAGCTAACATTTGGGCGAATGAAAACGTGACTAGAGATGCTCTTCGGATAAAGCAG GGAACAATTGGCGAGTGGGTAAGATGCATCACAGGATTGCCCTATACGGGAGACCTCCCAAGCAGCATACCGTACCACCTTAATCTCAGCACCAGGGGTTACCGTGTGCTTGTGTTCAG CGGAGACCATGACCCTGGGGTACCATTTTTGGGAACATATGAGTGGATCAGATCCTTGAACTTCTCCATTGTTGATGACTGGAGAGCATGGCATGTGGATGGTCAGAGTGGAGG ATTCACGGTTGCATATGCCAACAATATTACATTCGCCACGGTAAAG GGTGGTGGCCATACAGCAATACGACACCAGCCTAAACAATGTTTTGCCATGGCTCAGCGTTGGCTGGACAACGAGCCTCTCTGA